A portion of the Vreelandella subglaciescola genome contains these proteins:
- the nuoK gene encoding NADH-quinone oxidoreductase subunit NuoK — translation MNGVPMEHGLILAAILFALGLCGLMFRRNMIFVLMSLEIMLNAAGLAFIVAGTGWQQPQGQVMFLLVITLAAAEASVGLALLIQLYHRFKTLNIDVASRMRG, via the coding sequence ATGAACGGCGTTCCCATGGAGCACGGCCTGATTTTGGCCGCGATCCTCTTTGCCCTGGGCCTTTGCGGGCTGATGTTTCGCCGCAACATGATCTTTGTGCTGATGAGCCTTGAGATCATGCTCAACGCCGCGGGGCTTGCGTTTATCGTCGCCGGCACCGGCTGGCAGCAGCCGCAAGGCCAGGTCATGTTCTTGTTGGTGATTACGTTGGCGGCCGCTGAAGCAAGCGTCGGGCTGGCTCTGCTGATTCAGCTGTATCACCGCTTCAAGACTCTCAATATCGATGTGGCCAGCAGGATGCGTGGATGA
- the nuoG gene encoding NADH-quinone oxidoreductase subunit NuoG, with product MATIHVDGSAYDVDGSDNLLHACLSLGLDIPYFCWHPATGSVGACRQCAVKQYKDEDDTQGKIVMSCMTPASDNSWISIDDEEAHAFRARITEWFMTYHPHDCPVCAEGGHCHLQDMTVMTGHSRRRYRFTKRTHHNQYLGPLVAHEMNRCINCYRCVHFYNDYAGGEDFGVYGMNNNLYFGRHQEGVLESPFAGNLSEVCPTGVFTDKTHTKHYTRKWDLQYAPSVCHQCSVGCNTSPGERYGSVRRIENRYNGELNGYFLCDRGRYGHDYVNRDDRPRQPEWKSEGKSEGKNAGHSDRDSDVMHLDVDPALDRGADLLRSARRIIGIGSPRASLESNHQLMALVGKDNFSSGIAAGEQDCLERMAAIEAAGALATPTPRDVERHDAVLVLGEDLMHSAARLALNVRQAVLSRRVALAAERGIPEWNTYAVNTLAQGSHHPLYIAYPTATELDGISAESLRLAPDDIARLGFAIAHEIDAEAPAVSELDDATRAHASAVAEALLAAERPLVISGGSLESPAILDATHSIVRALARRERRAGLLLVRREANSTGLALMGGQPLDWALDAVTDGHADALVVLENDLYERMPEARVDAALDAATALVVLDHQRTRTWKRAELGLPAASFAETDGTLVNLEGRAQRFYQVYDPRYMRPECRIHPSWRWLDTLRASLERRPKDALTFAQAMDDCAQAHPALAGMLNAVDTAELPDGIKLARMPHRYSGRTSLRANIAVSEPRVPQDPDTPLAFSMEGYSGFDRPRQNVPFAWAPGWNSPQAWNKFTDVVGGHLQGGDPGARVAGVPRPADGAYPAADAIPAAFAPRDDRWQLWVLPRLFGGEATSARADAIAERAEAPYLGLSESDAQTLKAADGATLAFDLGGEPFTLSLRVDKSLPDGIVTLPAGVFPDAASGRWVQLRREDD from the coding sequence ATGGCAACGATTCATGTGGACGGCAGCGCCTACGACGTAGACGGCAGCGATAACCTGCTGCACGCCTGCCTGTCGCTGGGGCTGGATATTCCTTACTTCTGCTGGCACCCCGCCACGGGCAGCGTGGGCGCTTGCCGCCAGTGCGCGGTCAAGCAGTACAAGGATGAGGACGATACCCAGGGCAAAATCGTGATGTCGTGCATGACGCCTGCCTCCGACAACAGCTGGATTTCCATCGACGATGAAGAGGCTCACGCGTTTCGTGCCCGCATTACCGAATGGTTTATGACCTACCATCCGCATGACTGCCCGGTGTGCGCCGAAGGCGGCCACTGCCACCTCCAGGACATGACGGTCATGACCGGCCATAGCCGCCGGCGCTACCGCTTTACCAAGCGCACCCACCACAATCAGTACCTGGGGCCGCTCGTTGCCCACGAGATGAACCGCTGCATCAACTGCTACCGCTGCGTGCATTTTTACAACGACTACGCCGGCGGCGAAGATTTCGGCGTCTACGGCATGAACAACAACCTGTACTTCGGCCGCCACCAGGAAGGCGTGCTGGAAAGCCCCTTTGCCGGCAACCTCAGTGAGGTGTGCCCAACCGGCGTATTTACCGATAAAACCCACACCAAGCATTACACGCGCAAGTGGGATTTGCAGTACGCGCCGAGCGTCTGCCACCAGTGTTCGGTAGGCTGCAATACCAGCCCCGGCGAGCGCTACGGCAGCGTGCGGCGCATTGAAAACCGCTACAACGGCGAGCTCAACGGCTATTTTCTCTGCGACCGCGGCCGCTACGGCCACGACTACGTCAACCGCGACGATCGCCCGCGCCAGCCGGAATGGAAAAGCGAGGGGAAAAGCGAGGGGAAAAATGCGGGGCACAGCGACCGGGACTCGGACGTCATGCACCTCGACGTTGACCCCGCGCTCGATCGCGGCGCTGACCTGCTGCGCAGCGCCCGGCGCATTATCGGCATCGGCTCGCCGCGCGCCAGCCTGGAAAGCAACCACCAGCTGATGGCGCTGGTGGGTAAGGACAACTTCTCTAGCGGCATTGCCGCCGGCGAGCAGGACTGCCTTGAGCGCATGGCCGCCATTGAGGCCGCCGGCGCGCTGGCAACGCCGACCCCGCGCGACGTGGAGCGCCACGACGCCGTGCTAGTGCTGGGCGAAGACCTGATGCACAGCGCGGCCAGGCTCGCGCTTAACGTGCGCCAAGCCGTACTTAGCCGGCGCGTCGCGCTGGCCGCAGAGCGCGGCATTCCCGAATGGAACACCTACGCCGTTAATACGCTGGCCCAGGGTAGCCACCACCCGCTGTATATCGCCTACCCCACGGCCACCGAGCTTGACGGCATCAGCGCTGAAAGCCTGCGCCTGGCACCCGACGACATCGCCCGGCTGGGCTTTGCCATCGCCCACGAGATCGACGCCGAGGCGCCGGCCGTCAGCGAACTGGACGACGCCACCCGCGCGCACGCCAGCGCCGTGGCCGAAGCATTGCTCGCCGCCGAACGCCCGCTGGTCATCAGCGGCGGCTCGCTTGAGTCGCCGGCCATTCTCGACGCCACCCACAGCATCGTCCGCGCGCTCGCACGTCGCGAGAGGCGCGCCGGCTTGTTGCTGGTTCGCCGCGAAGCCAACAGCACCGGCCTTGCGCTGATGGGCGGCCAGCCGCTGGACTGGGCGCTTGACGCGGTCACCGACGGCCACGCCGATGCCCTCGTCGTGCTGGAAAACGATCTATACGAGCGCATGCCCGAAGCCCGGGTCGACGCCGCGCTCGATGCCGCGACCGCCTTAGTGGTGCTCGATCATCAGCGCACGCGCACCTGGAAGCGCGCCGAACTGGGCCTGCCGGCAGCGAGCTTTGCCGAAACCGACGGCACGCTAGTGAACCTGGAAGGCCGCGCCCAGCGCTTCTATCAGGTTTACGACCCGCGCTATATGCGCCCCGAGTGCCGCATTCACCCCAGCTGGCGCTGGCTTGATACCCTGCGCGCAAGCCTTGAGCGCAGGCCGAAAGACGCGCTGACGTTTGCGCAAGCCATGGACGACTGCGCCCAAGCGCATCCCGCGCTTGCCGGTATGCTCAACGCCGTCGACACCGCTGAGCTGCCCGACGGCATCAAGCTTGCGCGCATGCCGCACCGCTACAGCGGGCGCACCTCGCTGCGCGCCAATATCGCGGTCAGCGAGCCGCGTGTGCCCCAGGACCCCGATACGCCACTGGCGTTTTCGATGGAAGGCTACAGCGGCTTTGACCGTCCGCGCCAAAACGTGCCCTTTGCCTGGGCGCCGGGCTGGAACTCACCGCAGGCGTGGAACAAGTTTACCGACGTCGTCGGCGGCCACTTGCAGGGCGGCGACCCGGGCGCTCGCGTCGCCGGCGTACCTCGCCCTGCGGACGGTGCTTACCCCGCCGCTGATGCGATTCCGGCGGCCTTTGCCCCCCGCGACGACCGCTGGCAGCTGTGGGTGCTGCCACGCCTGTTCGGCGGCGAGGCGACCTCCGCCCGCGCCGACGCCATCGCTGAGCGCGCCGAAGCGCCTTACCTTGGTCTGAGCGAGAGCGACGCGCAAACGCTCAAGGCCGCAGACGGCGCCACGCTTGCGTTCGACCTCGGCGGCGAGCCCTTTACGCTTTCACTGCGCGTGGATAAAAGCCTGCCCGACGGCATTGTCACCCTGCCCGCGGGCGTGTTTCCCGACGCGGCCAGCGGCCGCTGGGTGCAGTTACGCAGGGAGGACGACTGA
- the nuoH gene encoding NADH-quinone oxidoreductase subunit NuoH translates to MDWGLFSPTVIDAVVAMLQAVAILLGAVLISAFLTVVERRLLGLWQDRYGPNRVGPFGSLQLIADMIKIFFKEDWIPPFADRTLFMLAPAIAMASLLLSFIIIPFTPTLGVADWNIGLLFFLAMGGINVYSVLLGGWSSGNKYALIGAMRSSAQTISYEVFMGLSLMGVVAMAGSFNMREIVSAQEGLWFFIPQFLGFCNFLIAGFAVTHRHPFDQPEAEQELADGYHIEYSSMKFGMFFIGEYVGMLLVSSLIVTLFFGGWHGPLLPPIVWFVLKTSVFLMLFILVRAALPRPRYDRVMTFGWIVCLPLTLLNLLVTGAVILLTT, encoded by the coding sequence ATGGACTGGGGACTCTTCTCGCCCACGGTCATCGACGCGGTGGTGGCGATGCTGCAGGCCGTGGCGATCCTTCTGGGGGCGGTGCTGATCAGCGCTTTTCTGACCGTGGTGGAGCGCCGCCTGCTGGGGCTGTGGCAAGACCGCTACGGGCCCAATCGCGTGGGGCCGTTTGGCTCGCTGCAGCTGATCGCCGACATGATCAAGATCTTTTTCAAGGAAGACTGGATACCGCCTTTCGCCGACCGCACGCTGTTCATGCTGGCACCGGCGATCGCCATGGCCTCATTGCTGCTGTCGTTTATCATTATTCCGTTTACCCCCACGCTGGGCGTGGCCGACTGGAATATCGGCCTGCTGTTTTTTCTCGCCATGGGCGGTATCAACGTGTATTCGGTGCTGCTCGGCGGCTGGTCGAGCGGCAACAAGTACGCGCTGATCGGCGCGATGCGCTCTTCGGCGCAGACAATTTCCTACGAAGTGTTTATGGGACTTTCGCTGATGGGCGTGGTCGCCATGGCCGGCTCGTTCAACATGCGCGAGATCGTCAGCGCCCAGGAAGGGCTGTGGTTTTTTATTCCGCAGTTTCTGGGTTTTTGTAACTTCCTGATCGCCGGCTTTGCGGTCACCCACCGCCACCCGTTTGATCAGCCGGAAGCCGAGCAGGAGCTGGCCGACGGCTACCATATCGAATACTCCAGCATGAAATTCGGCATGTTCTTCATCGGCGAATACGTGGGCATGCTGCTGGTATCGTCGCTGATCGTGACGCTTTTTTTCGGCGGCTGGCACGGCCCGCTGCTGCCGCCCATCGTCTGGTTTGTGCTCAAAACCAGCGTATTTTTGATGCTATTCATTTTGGTTCGGGCAGCGCTGCCGCGTCCGCGCTACGACCGCGTGATGACCTTCGGCTGGATCGTCTGCTTGCCGCTTACGCTGCTTAATCTACTGGTGACCGGCGCAGTGATCCTGCTCACCACCTAG
- the nuoJ gene encoding NADH-quinone oxidoreductase subunit J yields the protein MELAFYLSGLAAVLATLGVIANPNPVHGVLYLVVSLLAVAMVFFTLGAPFAGALEIIVYAGAIMVLFVFVVMMLNLGQAAAEQERQWLQLRTWIGPSLLAAVLLLTLIGLLWRGDIQRVIEGGELTAKGAGTLLYGPWLLLVELSALLLLAALVTASHVGRIKPVAAPKPAARDMPTGAADKPSTPDGKEVL from the coding sequence ATGGAGCTGGCCTTCTATCTCAGCGGCCTGGCCGCGGTACTGGCAACCCTTGGGGTGATTGCCAACCCCAATCCGGTACACGGGGTGCTGTACCTGGTGGTGTCGCTTTTGGCGGTGGCCATGGTGTTTTTCACCCTCGGCGCGCCCTTTGCCGGCGCGCTGGAAATCATCGTTTACGCCGGCGCCATCATGGTGTTGTTCGTGTTTGTGGTGATGATGCTCAACCTCGGCCAGGCCGCGGCGGAGCAAGAGCGCCAATGGCTGCAGCTGCGCACCTGGATCGGGCCGTCGCTGCTGGCTGCCGTGCTATTGCTGACGCTGATCGGCCTGCTGTGGCGCGGCGATATTCAGCGCGTGATCGAGGGCGGCGAGCTCACCGCCAAGGGCGCCGGCACGCTGCTTTACGGCCCCTGGCTTTTGCTGGTGGAGCTGAGCGCGCTGCTGCTGCTGGCGGCACTCGTTACGGCCTCCCACGTCGGGCGTATCAAGCCCGTTGCCGCGCCCAAGCCTGCCGCGCGGGATATGCCCACCGGCGCCGCCGATAAACCATCCACTCCCGACGGCAAGGAGGTCTTATGA
- the nuoN gene encoding NADH-quinone oxidoreductase subunit NuoN — translation MQMPTLALAYLPLILVAATAITVMLGIAWRRDHRVTVAVSVLGLTLALIAQIMAWNVLPLTTPLLAFDGLAVLGGVLILASTLACAVLAHAYFETFQGPREEFYLLLLCAAAGGLVLAASRHLASLFLGLELLSMPLYGMLAYAFHERRSLEAGIKYLILSAAASAFLLFGMALVYAQTGELELNALVVSLSDGAGAWGLAGAGMMLVGLGFKLSVVPFHLWTPDVYEGGPGPAATFLATASKVAVFMLLLRLVMTAPAFQGEWLHTLLWVLALASMLVGNLLALTQSNLKRLLGYSSIAHFGYMLLVLIVADGLAAEAGGVYLITYVLATLAAFGVVILVSSATDGEDAGSLHYYRGLFWRRPILTAVMTVAMLSLAGIPATVGFIGKFYLIALGVEAERWWLVGGIIAGSAIGLYYYLRVIVTLFLAEPGMQRRDASADWAVRAGGLVVLGAAVLVILLGLYPAPMIALANAAGGMIAP, via the coding sequence ATGCAGATGCCCACGCTTGCTCTTGCCTATCTTCCGTTGATTCTCGTGGCCGCCACGGCGATTACCGTGATGCTGGGCATCGCCTGGCGGCGCGATCACCGCGTTACGGTGGCCGTCAGCGTGCTGGGGCTTACGCTTGCGCTTATCGCGCAGATCATGGCCTGGAATGTACTCCCGCTGACCACGCCGCTGCTCGCGTTTGACGGCCTCGCGGTGCTTGGCGGGGTGCTTATTCTAGCGTCCACGCTGGCCTGTGCGGTGCTCGCGCACGCCTATTTCGAGACCTTTCAAGGCCCTCGCGAAGAGTTTTACCTGCTGCTGCTGTGTGCGGCGGCGGGCGGGCTGGTGCTGGCCGCAAGCCGCCACCTGGCCAGCCTGTTTCTGGGGCTTGAGCTTCTGTCGATGCCGCTGTACGGCATGCTCGCCTACGCCTTTCACGAACGCCGCTCGCTGGAAGCCGGCATCAAGTATCTGATTCTTTCCGCCGCGGCGAGCGCTTTTTTACTCTTTGGTATGGCGCTGGTTTACGCCCAGACTGGCGAACTTGAGCTAAATGCTTTGGTGGTATCGCTCAGCGACGGCGCAGGCGCCTGGGGGCTGGCCGGTGCCGGAATGATGCTGGTGGGGCTGGGGTTCAAGCTTTCCGTGGTGCCCTTCCACCTGTGGACGCCCGACGTCTACGAAGGCGGCCCCGGGCCGGCAGCGACGTTTCTGGCCACCGCCAGCAAGGTGGCGGTGTTCATGCTGCTGCTGCGTCTGGTGATGACCGCGCCGGCGTTTCAGGGCGAATGGCTGCACACGCTGCTGTGGGTCCTCGCGCTTGCCAGCATGCTGGTGGGTAACCTGCTGGCGCTGACGCAGTCCAACCTCAAGCGCCTGCTGGGGTATTCCTCCATTGCTCACTTCGGCTATATGCTGCTGGTGCTGATAGTGGCCGACGGGCTCGCTGCGGAGGCCGGCGGGGTTTATCTGATCACTTACGTGCTGGCCACGCTTGCCGCCTTTGGCGTGGTGATTCTGGTCTCAAGCGCCACCGACGGTGAAGACGCCGGCAGCCTGCATTATTACCGCGGACTGTTCTGGCGCCGCCCCATCCTCACCGCGGTAATGACCGTGGCCATGCTCTCGCTGGCCGGGATTCCCGCCACCGTGGGCTTTATCGGCAAGTTCTATCTGATCGCGCTGGGCGTTGAAGCCGAACGCTGGTGGCTGGTGGGCGGCATCATTGCCGGCAGCGCCATCGGGCTTTACTACTACCTGCGGGTGATCGTGACGCTGTTTCTGGCCGAGCCGGGCATGCAGCGCCGCGACGCCAGCGCCGACTGGGCCGTCCGCGCCGGTGGCCTGGTGGTGCTGGGCGCGGCAGTACTGGTGATTCTGCTGGGCCTCTACCCCGCGCCGATGATCGCGCTGGCGAACGCCGCGGGCGGCATGATTGCGCCCTGA
- the nuoL gene encoding NADH-quinone oxidoreductase subunit L, translated as MMELLTTFLTTLSATLSTTFSTALLLPLTFLLPLAGTLILAFSRGTLSYRLSALVGVGSVGLAALATVLLALGFATDATPQSITLWTWIAVGEFAPSIGLALDGLSLTMLSVITGVGFFIHLFAAWYMRGEEGITRFYTYMNLFVFSMILLVLGDNLLLLFLGWEGVGLCSYLLISYYYHDSANGWAGFKAFIITRIGDVFLAIGMFLLFSRLGTLDINEILTLAPKAWQAGDTTVELAAFLLLGGALGKSAQLPLHTWLADAMAGPTPVSALIHAATMVTAGVYLIARMHGIFELAPTALYVTGVIGALTLLMAGFAALAQTDIKRVLAYSTMSQIGYMFLALGVGAFDTAIFHLMTHAFFKALLFLSAGAVIVSCHHEQDMRNLGGLWRKLPLAYMGFVVGGAALAALPLVSAGFYSKDEILWQALAANQQGLLIAGLIGALLTSLYTLRLIIGTFHGSAKSDNARHAEAGRGLAHGLPLVVLAVLSTFLGAWITPPLSGVLPTGPGEGVTAGHGALELIAAAVALSGMALAIWLFGLKRGWLRLADHGMGAGLWQLWHHAWGFDMLYDWTLVRPYRGLVALLKSDVVEGVFRLLAKLVRLVHLGLSRTQTGKLRGYAVTMVVGATLILLSLALVIQGT; from the coding sequence ATGATGGAACTCTTGACGACTTTCTTGACAACGCTCTCGGCAACGCTCTCGACAACGTTCTCAACGGCGCTGCTGTTGCCGCTGACGTTCTTGTTGCCGCTCGCAGGGACGCTGATTCTGGCGTTCTCGCGCGGCACCCTGAGCTACCGCCTGAGCGCCTTGGTGGGCGTGGGCAGCGTGGGGCTTGCCGCCCTTGCCACCGTGCTTCTCGCGCTGGGCTTTGCCACTGATGCCACACCGCAGTCCATCACCCTGTGGACGTGGATTGCCGTGGGCGAGTTCGCCCCCAGCATCGGCCTGGCGCTGGACGGCCTGTCGCTCACGATGCTGAGTGTAATCACCGGCGTGGGCTTTTTCATCCATCTGTTTGCCGCCTGGTACATGCGCGGCGAAGAAGGCATCACGCGCTTTTACACTTACATGAACCTGTTTGTGTTCAGCATGATTCTGCTGGTGCTGGGCGATAACCTGCTGCTGCTGTTTTTGGGCTGGGAAGGCGTCGGCCTGTGCAGCTATTTGCTGATCAGCTACTACTACCACGACAGCGCCAACGGCTGGGCCGGGTTCAAGGCGTTCATCATCACGCGCATTGGCGACGTATTTCTGGCCATCGGCATGTTTTTGCTGTTCAGCCGGCTGGGCACGCTCGATATCAACGAAATCCTGACGCTGGCGCCCAAGGCCTGGCAGGCGGGTGATACCACCGTCGAGCTGGCGGCCTTTTTGCTGCTCGGCGGGGCGCTGGGTAAATCAGCGCAGCTGCCGCTGCATACCTGGCTGGCCGACGCCATGGCCGGCCCCACGCCGGTGTCCGCGCTGATTCACGCCGCGACCATGGTCACCGCCGGGGTATACCTGATTGCGCGGATGCACGGCATTTTCGAGCTGGCGCCCACCGCGCTTTATGTCACCGGCGTTATCGGCGCGCTGACGCTGCTGATGGCGGGCTTTGCCGCGCTCGCGCAAACCGACATCAAGCGGGTGCTGGCCTACTCGACCATGAGCCAGATCGGCTATATGTTTCTGGCGCTGGGGGTGGGCGCGTTTGATACGGCGATTTTCCACCTGATGACCCACGCCTTTTTCAAAGCGCTGCTGTTCCTCTCCGCCGGCGCGGTGATTGTCAGCTGCCACCACGAACAGGACATGCGTAATTTGGGCGGGCTGTGGCGCAAGCTGCCGCTGGCCTACATGGGCTTTGTCGTCGGCGGTGCGGCACTCGCGGCGCTGCCGCTGGTCTCTGCCGGCTTCTACAGCAAGGACGAAATCCTCTGGCAGGCGCTCGCCGCCAACCAGCAGGGGCTGCTGATCGCCGGATTGATCGGTGCGCTGCTGACTTCGCTGTATACGCTGCGGCTGATTATTGGCACCTTCCACGGCTCGGCCAAAAGCGATAACGCGCGCCACGCCGAGGCGGGTCGTGGCCTCGCCCACGGGCTGCCGCTGGTGGTCCTGGCGGTGCTCTCCACGTTCCTGGGCGCCTGGATCACCCCGCCGCTCTCCGGCGTGTTGCCCACAGGCCCGGGCGAAGGCGTGACCGCCGGCCACGGTGCGCTTGAATTGATAGCCGCCGCCGTCGCCCTTTCCGGCATGGCGCTTGCCATCTGGCTGTTCGGCCTCAAGCGCGGCTGGCTACGCTTGGCCGACCACGGCATGGGCGCCGGGCTTTGGCAGCTGTGGCACCACGCCTGGGGCTTCGACATGCTTTACGACTGGACGCTGGTACGCCCCTATCGCGGTCTGGTCGCGCTGTTGAAAAGCGATGTGGTGGAGGGCGTTTTCCGCCTGCTCGCGAAGCTTGTACGGCTTGTGCATCTGGGGCTTTCGCGCACCCAAACCGGCAAACTGCGCGGCTATGCCGTCACCATGGTGGTCGGCGCCACGCTGATTCTGCTGAGTCTGGCGCTAGTCATCCAGGGAACCTGA
- the nuoM gene encoding NADH-quinone oxidoreductase subunit M has product MILVWLIVIPFAGGLFCWQAERLGDKATRLIALATMLCELLIALWLWGQLDFQLPALDGSDTQWALEYRLPWITRFGIDIHLALDGLSLVLIALTGFLGALAVLCSWNEIVRRIGFFHLNLLWILGGVVGVFLAIDLFLFFFFWELMLVPMYFLIALWGHSGSQGSTRIGAATKFFIYTQASGLLMLVAILGLVFAHHANTGDYSFSYAVLKETSLSPTMAFTLMLGFFIAFAVKLPVIPLHGWLPNAHAQAPTAGSVDLAGILLKTAAYGMMRFALPLFPEASQTFAPIAMGLGLLGIFYGAVLACGQQDVKRFIAYTSIAHMGFVLIGIYAGTELALQGVIVLMVAHAFSASGLFILSGQIYERLHTRNISEMGGLWGRLGSLPGFWLFFIAASLGIPTTANFVGEFMVLFGTFAVAPWVVAGASVGLVLAAVYSLMLMQRVLYGPTQDDTPLRGLDTREFSMLISIVVLLLLLGLYPQPLLDTTSAAMGEIHRLFDTPSQLLPEVR; this is encoded by the coding sequence ATGATACTGGTATGGCTCATCGTCATCCCTTTTGCCGGGGGGCTTTTTTGCTGGCAGGCAGAGCGGCTGGGCGACAAGGCCACGCGGCTGATCGCGCTTGCCACCATGCTCTGCGAACTGTTGATCGCGCTGTGGCTATGGGGGCAGCTGGACTTTCAGCTGCCGGCGCTCGACGGCTCTGACACCCAGTGGGCGCTGGAATACCGCCTACCCTGGATCACCCGCTTCGGCATCGACATCCACCTGGCGCTTGACGGCTTATCGCTGGTGCTGATTGCCCTGACCGGCTTTCTCGGCGCGCTGGCGGTGCTTTGCTCGTGGAACGAAATCGTCCGTCGTATCGGCTTTTTCCATCTCAACCTGCTGTGGATTCTCGGCGGCGTGGTCGGGGTGTTTCTCGCCATCGACCTGTTCCTGTTCTTCTTCTTCTGGGAACTGATGCTGGTGCCGATGTATTTTTTGATTGCGCTGTGGGGCCACAGCGGCTCGCAGGGCAGTACCCGCATCGGCGCGGCCACCAAGTTTTTCATTTATACCCAGGCCAGCGGGCTATTGATGCTGGTGGCGATTCTGGGGCTGGTGTTTGCCCACCACGCCAACACCGGCGACTACTCGTTCAGTTACGCCGTGCTCAAGGAAACCTCGCTGTCGCCGACGATGGCGTTCACGCTGATGCTGGGGTTCTTTATCGCCTTTGCGGTCAAACTGCCGGTGATCCCGCTGCACGGCTGGCTGCCCAATGCCCACGCCCAGGCGCCCACGGCGGGCAGCGTCGACCTGGCCGGCATTCTGCTCAAAACCGCCGCCTACGGCATGATGCGCTTTGCCCTGCCGCTGTTTCCCGAGGCCTCGCAAACCTTTGCCCCGATAGCGATGGGGCTTGGCCTGCTGGGGATTTTCTACGGCGCGGTGCTCGCCTGCGGCCAACAGGACGTCAAACGTTTTATCGCCTACACCAGTATTGCCCACATGGGCTTTGTGCTCATCGGCATCTACGCCGGCACCGAGCTCGCGCTGCAGGGCGTCATTGTGCTGATGGTGGCCCACGCGTTTTCCGCCTCGGGGCTGTTTATTCTCAGCGGCCAGATCTACGAACGCCTGCACACCCGCAACATTAGCGAAATGGGCGGCCTCTGGGGGCGGCTGGGCAGCCTGCCGGGCTTCTGGCTATTCTTTATTGCCGCCTCATTGGGCATTCCTACCACCGCCAACTTCGTCGGTGAGTTTATGGTGCTGTTCGGCACCTTTGCCGTCGCCCCCTGGGTGGTGGCCGGCGCAAGCGTCGGGCTGGTGCTTGCCGCGGTGTATTCGCTAATGCTCATGCAGCGCGTGCTCTACGGCCCGACCCAAGACGACACGCCCCTGAGAGGCCTGGATACGCGGGAGTTCAGCATGCTGATAAGTATCGTGGTATTGCTCCTGCTGCTCGGCCTTTATCCCCAGCCGCTACTGGATACCACCAGCGCTGCGATGGGAGAAATCCACCGGCTGTTTGATACCCCAAGCCAGCTGCTGCCGGAGGTGCGCTAA
- the nuoI gene encoding NADH-quinone oxidoreductase subunit NuoI — protein sequence MYKRLLQDTGSQLRTLGIIFMHAFRKRETLNYPEEEVYLSPRYRGRIVLTRDPDGEERCVACNLCAVACPVDCISLQKGEQDDGRWYPEFFRINFSRCIFCGMCEEACPTSAIQLTPDFEMAEYQRKELVYEKEDLLINGPGKDHNHNFYKVAGMSIGGKDKGQAQNEAKPIKVTTLLP from the coding sequence ATGTATAAAAGATTGTTGCAAGATACCGGGTCGCAGCTGCGCACGCTGGGCATTATCTTTATGCACGCGTTTCGCAAGCGCGAAACGCTGAATTACCCCGAAGAAGAAGTCTACTTGTCGCCGCGCTACCGCGGGCGCATCGTGCTGACCCGCGACCCCGACGGTGAAGAGCGCTGCGTGGCCTGCAACCTGTGCGCCGTCGCCTGCCCGGTCGACTGCATCTCGCTGCAAAAAGGCGAGCAGGACGACGGCCGCTGGTACCCGGAGTTTTTCCGCATCAACTTCTCACGCTGCATCTTTTGCGGCATGTGCGAAGAGGCCTGCCCCACCTCGGCCATCCAGCTTACGCCGGATTTCGAGATGGCCGAATACCAGCGTAAGGAGCTGGTATACGAGAAAGAAGACCTGTTGATCAACGGCCCCGGCAAGGACCACAACCACAATTTCTATAAGGTCGCCGGGATGTCGATTGGCGGTAAAGATAAAGGCCAGGCGCAGAATGAGGCCAAGCCGATTAAAGTGACCACGCTGCTGCCCTGA